Within Wyeomyia smithii strain HCP4-BCI-WySm-NY-G18 chromosome 2, ASM2978416v1, whole genome shotgun sequence, the genomic segment AATCTTCTGGTAAGATTTTTTGCAGTTTCAGAAGTTCCTTCAGTAAGCGAGTTGAGCTTACTATCTCATCATTGAGAGACATCGAGCTGGATGTTTGTAAAAGCTTCATGAAAAGTTCCTTTTTACGGATTATTTTGTTGAGCATGATATCCATCATCAGAAGCTGACCTTCTCGGCTGTAATCGATTGTTTTAGGATGCTTGGGGTCGACTTGAAACATGTTTCCAGTCAGCGCTGCAATCGCCGTATTCGTGCTATTGAAAAAATGCTCCACCGTTGTTGTTTGAGTAGCAATTTGCTCATCAACCTTCTTGAAGTTGCCGTCAATTTCGTCCCGATCGTCACCATCCATCAATCCAAACCAAGACTTAAGAATTCCTCGTTTCTTTCGATTGTTTTTCTCGCAGAAACTCGCCAACAATTCTCGGAAATCGTTCAGCTCTTGGGTAAGGTCAATGATGTTTCCTATGCTTTCACAACTGCTAGGAAATTGGCTCTTCAAGTCCCGGCATGCCTGAATCAGCTTATTGACACTAGCATTAGCTATGGCAATTTCATCGACGAATTCTTTCAGCTCGTAAGTCGTTTGCAGCGTCCAGAAACTGACTTGAATCTTAACCGGCTTGAGGCTCTCGAAATATATTCCATCGCTGTAAATCGGGATATTATTAACGGGTAAATCCGCATCGCCAGTCACTTGCGATATAGTCGCAGTCAAGATTGTCAAAATAGAAACTATCATACGAAAACGTGAGGTAATGCTTTTCCGATCCATGTTTTCAGCTGAAATTGATAACATTTGAACCAATTCACAATTTCACAATCGGAAGAGATACCTACATACCGAATCgattaaaattaaacaaaaaactgCTTGTTTGTGTCACCGTTGTCCAAAATCATTCCTTTGTAGCTTTTAGCACATATGGGAATTCCTGCGTGAAGGATTGAAGAATACAAGTACAATTGCAGTAATTAAGaattattgaataaattttACTCACCTTTACAATGAACTGCACTGtttgatgtttatttttgtaCTTTGTGTAATGTAATGTTCGTTCATCACGTAACATCAATTCTACGAGTTGAGCAGTACTAGTATCGATACGGTTTTCATATCGATTTTAATACCTCATTCGATATGATTGATAACCTGTCGAACAAAACCAAATATTTTTATCTTTGGTCATGGTCACACAGAAACAGAAGCCAGAAAAATGACATAACAAACCAGTTGCTGTTTGTGTTGTCTAATTGCGAAATGGTGTGTGTAACTAAAACCATATTCTAGATTCTAAGTAGATCCACATAGACTGTCAGAAAGGATTTCGAAATACTAAATAGTCATCAAATCTTTCTCAAAATCATATGCAATGCATAAACAATATACGTTGCGAattatttgtattttgtatgccAATACATACTCTATTCACACAACTGGCCAGAGTTTCTGGTATCCACTCTTTTGTttatttggtttatttactctGAAAcaactgaaatagagtaaaAGTCATTATTGTCAAGTGAATTGTTTCTAAAATGAATTTCTGAGGCGAACCAAACCCAACAGAACCAACCTGAGTTTCTCACTCGATATACTGATACGACTGATACTCTAAAGATCGATTGTATCGATACATCGTAATTGCCAATATGTCAGTATCGCCCATTTCTTTTGTCATCCATACTGTCAAATTCGCGTTGATGGGTGAGTTTTTGTTCACATCTCATGCATCTCATACATAAAACGCCATAATCGTGTAGTTTTGTTTACAACCTCGTAAATTTTAAGCGTGAAAACTATTATTCTCtgcgattttatttattttaactttgatcTGTTTAAGTGAAACTCCCGCTTATAGTTACTTCATAGAAAGTGAACGAACGCATTTTCGAGTGCTAACAAAAAGtttgtaaaattaaaaatgattattCCGGTTCGCTGTTTTACGTGTGGCAAGGTTATCGGAAACAAATGGGAAGCCTACCTCGGGCTACTACAAGCAGAATATACAGAAGGGTAAGAAATCAATAGTGGAAAATCACATCGGCCAGAATCTCATCACCAACTTTACTTGCAGTGATGCTCTGGATGCCCTCGGATTGAAGCGGTACTGTTGCCGTCGGATGTTGCTTGGCCACGTCGATCTGATTGAAAAACTTCTCAATTATGCTCCCTTGGAGAAGTAAAGTTCGCAACGTTTTAGCTTTAATACATGTGTTATCTTTATATTGTGAATAATTACTTAAATATATCGCCAAAACTACCTACATTTTAATGGTTAGTGTGGATAGGTTATGTTCATTTTTTAGTTGAGACTCCAACCAGAATATCGAAAAATCTCACGTATTATATGTTAGATGTCGTTTTCGATGTTCTTTTCGAACAACCTTCATTTCGAAACCTGAACCCCAATCAGTAGCGGCCAAAATGTAGAGCTCGATGTGTCACAACCTCGTACGCAGTTATATGTTCCGAGACCTGGCTCTCCTGTTGGAAATCAATTCTGGATAGAAACTGGTTCTTTCGCTATAGTCATTCCACTAACCGAAAGCCCTTTACTCCTGGTCATAATAGACAGTGAAAATTTACTTTGCGGTTCTCATAAGTCACCATGGCTCCTGCTCACAATAGCCCTCACCAGAAAATTCTCACGGTCACTGTAGTGACAAGCTATTCCTTACGATCTTCTGGCAACCATGGAAATGGATGTTAGTCGCAAAATCGCTTTCCATTAGCTGTGGAGACTGAAGAGGGCAAAGAACAAGGAACAAATCGTCACCCCAGGGACTGTGAGAATCACTGCTAGGCAGAGTTCATGATGGGATCGTTGTAGGCATACGACCCTGACCACTCACCAGCGCAATTCTCACAGTCACCGCAGTCATCAAGAGTCAGCTAGTGACCAAGATCTGGGTGTCCGGCAAGTTCCGTCCACTAGGTAACTGTGAGATACTCCAGTTGGCCGGTCCCAGAAGAGGTGACTGATAAAGGACCACGTAAACCAGTCACTCAAAGGTAGTGAGAATCGCTCTGGTGAGTAAGATTGAGTCACAGTCACTTTGGTGAGTGAGCTTTTTCCACAGGGATGACTGGAAATCGTTCTGATGATTGTTAGAAA encodes:
- the LOC129723459 gene encoding DNA-directed RNA polymerases I, II, and III subunit RPABC5, coding for MIIPVRCFTCGKVIGNKWEAYLGLLQAEYTEGDALDALGLKRYCCRRMLLGHVDLIEKLLNYAPLEK